Proteins encoded together in one Marinobacter sp. Arc7-DN-1 window:
- a CDS encoding HDOD domain-containing protein: MTNEKQSTPPRMNSTQAWVTYLSKVELPVLANTLRRISELTDSRNSTVNELANVILNDAQLTSQVLRLSNTVFYNQTRTQVSTVSRAITLIGFDAVKSMAISSLIVDTLLQRNDRPHLLRCLARAIHAAVQARSLMPKRNETALEEVFIGALLMNIGELAFWSCETQQATELEERLRLDEPPAEAQKSVLHTTFTEITRGLVEAWSLGPFIRDVVSPGQANSVASSLVRNSVEMARLSEQGWSGPEMNKVLERLGRNIGESPAVVRDQLKVNASEATRVAVSLGIPQVTAMMPGAERDSGDAARAPDMDAELQLEILRELSQCLTEKPDINEVCQLVIEGIHRSIGMQRVALLMSDRTGNELVPRKLGGRGTEEWRENLVIQKDGTGPLGSLLPPAHCTIYEPEPASEGVPYDRWLGKVPALTGPITANGRLVGLFYADNAACAYVPSKEQLSAFGHFIRNAQLCLTLLSSR, from the coding sequence GTGACCAACGAAAAACAATCAACGCCCCCAAGGATGAACTCCACCCAGGCATGGGTCACCTATCTCAGCAAAGTCGAGCTACCGGTACTGGCAAATACGCTCCGGCGCATCAGCGAACTGACGGACAGCCGGAACAGCACCGTCAACGAACTGGCCAACGTTATCCTCAATGATGCCCAGTTGACCTCCCAGGTGTTGCGGCTGTCCAATACCGTATTCTACAACCAGACCCGCACCCAGGTGAGCACCGTCAGCCGGGCCATTACCCTGATCGGTTTCGACGCCGTGAAATCCATGGCGATTTCCTCACTGATCGTGGACACGCTACTGCAACGCAATGACCGCCCCCACTTGCTGCGCTGCCTGGCCCGGGCAATCCATGCGGCCGTGCAGGCCCGGAGCCTGATGCCCAAAAGGAACGAAACCGCGCTGGAGGAAGTGTTCATCGGGGCGCTGCTGATGAACATTGGCGAGCTGGCATTCTGGTCCTGCGAAACTCAGCAGGCCACCGAACTGGAGGAACGACTTCGACTGGATGAGCCCCCGGCGGAGGCGCAAAAGTCCGTACTGCATACAACGTTTACCGAAATTACCCGCGGTCTGGTAGAGGCCTGGTCGTTGGGGCCGTTCATCCGGGACGTCGTTTCCCCGGGCCAGGCCAATTCCGTGGCGTCCAGCCTGGTGCGCAACTCCGTAGAGATGGCCAGGCTGTCGGAACAGGGCTGGAGCGGCCCGGAGATGAACAAGGTTCTGGAGCGGCTTGGCAGGAATATCGGCGAAAGCCCGGCCGTGGTCCGGGATCAGCTCAAGGTAAACGCCTCGGAAGCAACTCGCGTCGCGGTCTCCCTGGGCATTCCCCAGGTCACGGCCATGATGCCGGGCGCGGAGCGAGACTCAGGTGATGCCGCACGGGCACCGGACATGGACGCCGAACTGCAGTTGGAAATCCTGCGTGAGTTAAGCCAATGCCTCACGGAAAAGCCGGACATCAACGAGGTGTGCCAGCTTGTGATCGAAGGCATCCACAGGTCAATCGGCATGCAGCGGGTGGCCCTTTTGATGAGCGACCGGACCGGTAACGAACTGGTGCCGCGGAAACTGGGCGGGCGCGGAACTGAGGAATGGCGCGAGAACCTGGTCATTCAGAAAGATGGAACGGGGCCTTTGGGCTCGCTTCTGCCTCCTGCCCACTGCACCATTTATGAACCCGAACCGGCATCGGAAGGCGTGCCTTACGACCGGTGGCTTGGCAAGGTGCCCGCCCTGACCGGCCCGATCACGGCAAACGGTCGGCTGGTAGGCTTGTTCTACGCGGACAACGCAGCCTGCGCCTATGTGCCCTCGAAGGAGCAGCTGTCAGCGTTCGGGCATTTTATCCGGAACGCCCAGCTTTGCCTTACATTGCTCTCCAGCCGCTGA
- a CDS encoding methionine ABC transporter ATP-binding protein → MIVFDQVQKSYQVGGRAIPALHPTDMTIETGEVFGIVGHSGAGKSTLVRLINLLEPPTGGRILIDDENITDYDAAELRAFRRKVGMIFQHFNLLSSKTVADNIAFPMKLAGIYPKTEIRERVRELLARVSLTDHASKYPSQLSGGQKQRVGIARALACRPTILLCDEATSALDPQTTQSVLKLLADINRELGLTIVLITHEMDVVRRVCDRVAVMDAGQVVEMGPVSEVFLHPRHPTTRDFVFESESVDRDELRQDLSKADGRILRLTFKGESTYKPLLGSVARESGVDFSILSGRIDHIKDTPYGQLTLSLVGGDLRVAMQALDAADVHVEVLR, encoded by the coding sequence GTGATTGTATTTGACCAGGTACAGAAGTCGTATCAGGTAGGCGGCCGGGCGATCCCCGCGCTACACCCCACCGATATGACCATAGAAACCGGCGAGGTATTCGGCATCGTTGGCCACTCCGGCGCGGGCAAATCGACGCTGGTGCGTCTGATCAACCTGCTGGAACCACCCACCGGCGGCCGCATTCTGATCGACGATGAGAATATTACCGATTATGACGCCGCCGAACTGCGGGCCTTCCGCCGTAAAGTCGGAATGATTTTCCAGCATTTTAACCTGCTGTCTTCGAAAACCGTGGCCGACAACATTGCCTTCCCCATGAAGCTGGCGGGCATCTACCCGAAAACGGAAATCCGGGAGCGGGTCCGGGAATTGCTGGCCCGCGTCAGCCTCACTGACCATGCCAGCAAATACCCGTCACAGCTCTCCGGTGGCCAGAAACAGCGGGTAGGCATTGCCCGGGCTCTGGCTTGCCGGCCCACGATCCTGCTCTGCGACGAAGCTACCAGCGCCCTGGACCCGCAAACCACCCAGTCGGTCCTGAAGCTGCTGGCGGACATCAACCGGGAACTGGGCCTGACCATTGTACTGATCACCCACGAAATGGACGTGGTCCGCCGTGTCTGCGACCGGGTAGCGGTAATGGACGCCGGCCAGGTGGTGGAAATGGGACCGGTCAGCGAGGTATTCCTGCATCCCAGGCACCCGACCACCCGGGATTTTGTGTTCGAGAGTGAAAGTGTTGACCGGGACGAACTGCGGCAGGACCTGAGCAAGGCCGATGGCCGGATCCTGCGGCTGACGTTCAAGGGTGAATCAACCTACAAGCCATTACTGGGCAGCGTGGCCCGGGAATCCGGCGTGGATTTCAGCATTCTGTCCGGGCGTATTGACCACATCAAGGACACCCCTTATGGCCAGCTTACACTGTCCCTGGTGGGCGGTGACCTGCGCGTTGCCATGCAGGCGCTGGATGCCGCCGACGTTCATGTGGAGGTGCTGCGCTGA
- a CDS encoding methionine ABC transporter permease, with protein sequence MEALLSNVDWSEIGWASWDTLVMVGLSLLFSVLIGLPTGVLLFLFGKRQLLEQPVAYAVLSFVVNVLRSVPFIILLIVMIPFTVMLIGTSLGVAGAIPPLVAGGAPFFARLVETSLREVDRGIIEATQAMGANVRQIIFGALLPEALPGIIAGITVTAITLVSYAAMSGVIGGGGLGDLAIRFGYQRFQTDVMVITVALLVIFVQILQMAGDRLVLYFSRK encoded by the coding sequence ATGGAAGCCCTGTTGAGCAATGTAGACTGGAGTGAGATCGGCTGGGCCAGCTGGGATACCCTGGTCATGGTCGGCCTGTCGCTGTTGTTCAGCGTGCTGATTGGCCTGCCCACCGGTGTGCTGTTGTTCCTGTTTGGCAAGCGCCAGTTGCTGGAGCAGCCCGTTGCCTACGCGGTGCTGTCGTTCGTGGTGAACGTGCTGCGCTCAGTGCCTTTTATCATCCTGTTGATCGTGATGATTCCCTTCACCGTAATGCTGATCGGAACGTCTCTCGGCGTTGCCGGTGCGATTCCGCCGCTGGTGGCCGGTGGTGCGCCGTTCTTTGCCCGGCTGGTGGAAACGTCCCTTCGGGAGGTGGACCGGGGCATCATCGAAGCCACCCAGGCCATGGGCGCCAACGTGCGCCAGATCATCTTCGGTGCCCTGCTGCCAGAGGCGCTTCCTGGCATTATCGCTGGCATTACGGTGACAGCCATCACGTTGGTATCTTACGCCGCCATGTCCGGTGTCATCGGTGGCGGCGGTCTCGGCGATCTGGCCATCCGCTTCGGTTATCAACGGTTCCAGACCGATGTTATGGTCATTACTGTGGCCCTATTGGTCATTTTCGTCCAGATCCTGCAGATGGCCGGCGACCGTCTGGTTTTGTATTTCAGCCGCAAATAG
- a CDS encoding alanine/glycine:cation symporter family protein: protein MEAIEQFVKDVNGLVWGPPMLVLILGVGLFLSLGLKLMPVLKLGAGFKLMWSGRTAAGAESEGEIPPFQALMTALSATVGTGNIAGVATAVFLGGPGALFWMWLTALVGMATKYSEAVLAVRFREVDERGAHVGGPMYYIRNGLGSKWAWLGILFAIFAAIAGFGIGNTVQANSVADVMQTSFGLPHWVTGLILMVLVGMVLIGGIRRIGHVASTLVPLMAVSYLIAGLVVLAINAADIPAALAQVLGHAFSPIAAEGGFAGAAVWAAIRFGVARGIFSNEAGLGSAPIAHAAAQTRNPINQGMVAMLGTFIDTIIICSITGLVIITSGTWTSGESGAALTSMAFEGALPGIGNYLVAITLAVFAFTTILGWSFYGERSVEFLFGVKAIVPYRVAWILAIPVGATMNLGFVWLLADTLNAMMALPNLIALLLLSPVVFKLTREHFEKEKAMGL, encoded by the coding sequence ATGGAAGCCATTGAACAATTTGTCAAAGATGTAAACGGACTGGTCTGGGGCCCCCCCATGCTGGTCCTGATTCTGGGTGTCGGGCTGTTCCTCAGCCTGGGCCTCAAATTGATGCCGGTCCTCAAACTTGGCGCCGGTTTCAAACTGATGTGGAGTGGCCGCACCGCGGCGGGTGCTGAATCCGAAGGCGAAATCCCTCCTTTCCAGGCCCTGATGACGGCTCTGTCCGCCACTGTCGGCACCGGTAACATCGCCGGTGTTGCCACGGCCGTGTTCCTCGGTGGCCCGGGCGCCCTGTTCTGGATGTGGCTCACGGCCCTGGTTGGCATGGCCACAAAATATTCCGAGGCGGTCCTCGCGGTCCGTTTCCGGGAGGTAGACGAACGCGGCGCCCACGTCGGCGGCCCCATGTACTACATCCGCAACGGGCTGGGTAGCAAATGGGCCTGGCTCGGCATCCTGTTTGCCATTTTTGCCGCCATTGCCGGATTCGGTATCGGTAATACTGTCCAGGCCAACTCGGTGGCCGATGTGATGCAGACGAGTTTTGGTCTGCCGCACTGGGTAACCGGCCTGATCCTGATGGTTCTCGTCGGCATGGTGCTGATCGGCGGTATCCGCCGGATCGGCCACGTCGCCAGCACCCTGGTGCCATTGATGGCGGTTTCCTACCTGATCGCGGGGCTGGTGGTTCTGGCCATCAATGCCGCGGACATTCCCGCGGCGTTGGCCCAGGTGCTCGGGCATGCCTTCAGCCCCATTGCCGCCGAAGGCGGCTTTGCCGGTGCTGCCGTCTGGGCAGCGATCCGGTTCGGTGTTGCCCGGGGCATTTTCTCCAACGAAGCGGGGCTGGGTTCCGCGCCCATTGCCCACGCTGCCGCGCAAACCAGGAATCCCATCAATCAGGGCATGGTGGCCATGCTCGGCACCTTCATCGACACCATCATTATCTGCTCCATTACCGGCCTGGTGATCATCACCTCCGGCACCTGGACTTCCGGGGAGTCCGGCGCAGCCCTCACTTCCATGGCTTTCGAGGGCGCGCTGCCCGGTATTGGCAACTACCTTGTGGCCATTACGCTTGCGGTCTTCGCCTTCACCACCATTCTCGGCTGGTCGTTCTATGGTGAGCGCAGTGTCGAATTCCTGTTCGGCGTGAAAGCCATCGTGCCCTACCGGGTCGCCTGGATTCTCGCCATACCGGTGGGGGCCACCATGAACCTGGGTTTTGTGTGGCTGCTGGCAGACACGCTGAATGCCATGATGGCACTGCCAAACCTGATCGCCCTGTTGTTGCTCAGCCCTGTGGTATTCAAGCTGACCCGGGAGCACTTTGAAAAAGAGAAGGCAATGGGGCTCTGA
- a CDS encoding peroxiredoxin, with protein MTLRLGDTAPDFEQESSEGKISFYDWLGDSWGVLFSHPADFTPVCTTELGLTAKLKNEFAKRNVKAIALSVDPVDSHKEWIKDINETQGCAVNFPIIADQDRKVSELYDMIHPNADSSLTVRSLFVIDPNKKVRLMITYPASTGRNFNEVLRVIDSLQLTDEHKVATPGNWEHGGDVVIVPSLQDEEEIKERFPKGYKAVKSYLRMTPDPKSNWSGD; from the coding sequence ATGACTTTACGTCTCGGAGACACCGCACCGGATTTTGAGCAGGAGTCCAGTGAAGGGAAAATTTCGTTTTATGACTGGCTGGGCGACAGCTGGGGCGTTCTGTTCTCGCACCCGGCTGACTTTACGCCCGTGTGCACCACTGAGCTGGGCCTGACCGCCAAGCTCAAGAACGAGTTTGCCAAACGCAATGTCAAAGCCATCGCCCTGAGCGTGGATCCGGTGGACTCCCACAAGGAGTGGATCAAGGACATCAACGAAACCCAGGGCTGCGCAGTAAACTTCCCGATCATCGCAGACCAGGATCGCAAAGTGTCCGAGCTGTACGACATGATTCATCCCAACGCCGACAGCAGCCTGACTGTACGCTCCCTGTTCGTGATTGATCCGAACAAGAAGGTTCGGCTGATGATCACCTACCCCGCCAGCACCGGCCGTAACTTTAACGAAGTGCTGCGGGTTATCGACTCGCTGCAGCTGACCGATGAACACAAGGTTGCCACCCCGGGTAACTGGGAGCATGGCGGCGATGTGGTCATCGTGCCGTCCCTGCAGGATGAGGAAGAGATCAAAGAGCGCTTCCCGAAAGGCTACAAGGCCGTGAAGTCCTACCTGCGGATGACACCGGATCCGAAATCCAACTGGAGCGGTGATTGA
- a CDS encoding MetQ/NlpA family ABC transporter substrate-binding protein: MNLKKTFAALAAAATFSGAVAAGELSVAATPVPHAEILEFVKPQLAEQGVELDVKVFTDYIQPNIQVDQKRMDANFFQHQPYLDEFNDGRGTSLVTVTGVHVEPFGAYSSKIDSLDDLKEGAVVAIPNDPTNGGRALLLLQKAGLIRLEDASKITATPRDIAENPKGLEFKELEAATLPRILNQVDLALINTNYALEAGLNPSDDALVIEGSESPYVNILVARPDNRDSDAMRKLAAALNSDAVREFIMEKYEGAVVPAF, translated from the coding sequence ATGAATCTGAAGAAAACATTCGCAGCACTGGCTGCGGCCGCTACTTTCTCTGGCGCAGTTGCTGCCGGGGAGCTGTCTGTAGCCGCAACTCCCGTACCCCACGCGGAGATCCTGGAATTTGTGAAGCCGCAGCTGGCTGAACAGGGTGTGGAACTGGACGTTAAGGTATTCACCGACTACATCCAGCCGAACATCCAGGTGGACCAGAAGCGGATGGATGCGAACTTCTTCCAGCACCAGCCGTATCTGGATGAGTTCAATGACGGCCGTGGTACCAGTCTGGTGACCGTGACCGGCGTTCACGTTGAGCCGTTCGGCGCCTACTCCAGCAAGATTGATTCGCTGGATGACCTCAAAGAGGGCGCTGTGGTCGCTATTCCGAACGACCCCACCAACGGTGGCCGTGCACTGCTGCTTCTGCAGAAGGCCGGTCTGATCAGGCTTGAGGATGCCAGCAAGATCACAGCGACACCTCGTGATATTGCCGAGAACCCGAAAGGTCTCGAGTTCAAAGAGCTTGAGGCCGCCACTCTGCCGCGCATCCTGAACCAGGTTGACCTCGCACTGATCAACACCAACTACGCACTGGAAGCGGGCCTGAACCCATCTGACGATGCGCTGGTGATTGAGGGTTCCGAATCACCCTACGTGAACATCCTGGTTGCCCGTCCGGACAACAGGGACAGTGACGCGATGCGGAAGCTTGCGGCCGCGCTGAACTCTGATGCCGTTCGCGAATTCATCATGGAGAAGTATGAAGGTGCCGTGGTTCCGGCATTCTGA